Part of the Salvelinus sp. IW2-2015 linkage group LG7, ASM291031v2, whole genome shotgun sequence genome, ATAACTAGATTTGAATGGTCTGACTATAGAATATTGAATCAGATTGTCAACCTACCACTTGGTCCGGAATTTCTTTCTGTAGGGGTAAATCGTCACTTTCACATGATCTGCATCCGGGATAAATTCAGCCAGAATATTGGGAGGCAAGTGTCATCAAAGGTGATCTGGGACCACCTGGGAACTATGTATGACATGTCAGCCTTGGTGAGTAAAGCATCATGATCTTTGTCTGGCATTTGTAATAGATTGTTATAGATTCACAGTCAGCCTTAATCTTTGTTTTTATGTAACACTGAACACTAATGATAAAGTCACACATTCTGTRCACTCCAGCATGAGTCTGAAATATTGCCGTTTCCCAACTCAGAGAAGAGCTTCAATCTTCCAGACGAGATTATTCAACAAGTAAAAGAAGGTAAAGACTCTTTTTTCAGAATCCACTATACTTACTCAAATGCTGAACTACTGGAAAGTCCATACTATCTCTCTTTCCGCCTCAAACAGGTAAACTGGTATCCGAGGACGACATGAAAGACGATTTCAAAGAAGAACGAGACCCCCCAGCCATGCATGAAGAAGGTTCTCTCTCATTCAGATACATTAGCTATGTTTCACCTCCTAtgcccccctcttcctctcctctcctctttctctctgacgtGAGTCCGTGCATCTCTTCTCCTTTGGCACACAAAGCGACATCCCTCACCCTGGTCGTTTGTGTCTCGTTTTTAAAGGTCTGAGTCCCAGTATGGCTGCTGGCCAGGATTTTGAGAGGTATGGACAGAAGGACTCTTTCGATCTGTTCCAAAACTCCAGCTTGACCCCAGTACAGACCAGCTCATAACCAGAGGCTTCTTTAGAGTGACCACCCGCCTAGTGCACAAACAAATGTGCGTCTGTATTTTTCTcagtttctctttttctctccttttaaCTTTTTTTTGGTTTTGAAGACATTTTCAAGCATGGCATGTCGATTTTTGTTCTAGTtctatattgttttgttttgatggAATTTGATGACATAAGACAGAAGATATAATTGCATGTTTCAAATGGGTGGTGATGGGAAATGGAGGCTATGATTTAGTGCTCTTGAACCGGCCTTTTCTCTCTTCTATCATCATTCCTTTTCTTAAGACTATATGAATGTCACCTGTCTGTTGAACTCCACTCTGGTCCTCTATCCACCACTGTGCCCCTGGTCTATTGTACATGATATCCTTATTGGATGTACCCAGCAAACAGTACCGCCTGACACTAGAATAACAACTGGTTTAATTTGAGTCCACCATACCCTACCAAGTCACTGTAGTAGTTaggggccgggac contains:
- the LOC111966451 gene encoding MRG/MORF4L-binding protein isoform X2, producing MGEAEVVPADEKQADSGISHIEDSVVWSQEVEVCLFHAMLGHKPVGVNRHFHMICIRDKFSQNIGRQVSSKVIWDHLGTMYDMSALHESEILPFPNSEKSFNLPDEIIQQVKEGKLVSEDDMKDDFKEERDPPAMHEEGLSPSMAAGQDFERYGQKDSFDLFQNSSLTPVQTSS